The following coding sequences lie in one uncultured Mailhella sp. genomic window:
- the mutM gene encoding bifunctional DNA-formamidopyrimidine glycosylase/DNA-(apurinic or apyrimidinic site) lyase: MPELPEVETVARTLAPQVCGRRIAAVDVLNAGTWQGEADAERVAAGRFVATGTGRRGKLLLLYLSREADVLPASCPETEIPAPESASCWPLCYTARGAERGRPSLDGREPGDITALAFHLRMTGRLFVYPAGTPPEKHTRVIFTLDDGRLLFFDDTRKFGQVRALSPREMERWSFWRELGPEPLEMSDEAFAERFSSGRAVKALLLDQSVVAGVGNIYADESLFRAGIRPDAPGKSLSPERLARLHRALVEVLLESIRDCGSSIRDYRTARGDVGAFQNRFRVYGRAGEKCVSCGRALASGRVAGRMSVWCPRCQKR; the protein is encoded by the coding sequence ATGCCGGAACTGCCCGAAGTGGAAACCGTGGCGCGCACGCTTGCGCCGCAGGTGTGCGGACGGCGCATTGCGGCCGTGGACGTGCTGAACGCCGGAACGTGGCAGGGAGAGGCGGACGCGGAGCGCGTGGCGGCCGGGCGATTTGTGGCGACGGGAACGGGAAGGCGCGGCAAGCTGTTGCTGCTTTATCTTTCCCGCGAGGCGGACGTGCTGCCTGCCTCGTGCCCGGAGACGGAGATTCCCGCGCCGGAGAGCGCGTCGTGCTGGCCGCTCTGCTACACGGCCCGCGGAGCGGAGCGCGGCCGTCCTTCGCTGGACGGAAGGGAGCCGGGCGACATAACGGCGCTGGCCTTTCATCTGCGCATGACGGGCAGGCTCTTCGTCTATCCTGCCGGAACGCCGCCGGAAAAGCACACAAGGGTGATATTCACGCTGGACGACGGCAGGCTTCTCTTTTTTGACGACACGCGCAAGTTCGGTCAGGTGCGGGCGCTCTCGCCCCGCGAGATGGAACGCTGGTCCTTCTGGCGGGAGCTCGGGCCGGAGCCTCTGGAAATGTCGGACGAAGCCTTTGCCGAACGCTTTTCTTCCGGGCGGGCGGTGAAGGCGCTCCTGCTCGATCAGTCCGTGGTGGCGGGCGTGGGCAACATCTATGCCGACGAGAGTCTCTTTCGCGCAGGCATTCGGCCGGACGCGCCGGGAAAGTCGCTTTCGCCGGAACGGCTGGCGCGTCTGCACCGGGCGCTTGTGGAGGTGCTGCTCGAATCCATCCGCGACTGCGGCAGCTCCATTCGGGACTACCGCACGGCCCGCGGCGACGTGGGCGCGTTTCAGAACCGTTTTCGCGTGTACGGCAGAGCGGGGGAGAAGTGCGTTTCCTGCGGACGGGCTCTGGCGTCGGGGCGCGTGGCGGGAAGAATGTCCGTGTGGTGCCCAAGGTGTCAGAAGCGCTGA
- a CDS encoding IMP cyclohydrolase produces MSDLKDMYRTIVADGFPDTMTITLGDSVLTYRKRTWEMGGEVRGLRYGENPDQPAALYEFVEGENKVADLKWRAPHQGIVSALTEEQMVQSGKHPGKTNLTDVDNACNILQYLTKKPAAAILKHNNPCGAAWADTLFDALNNAFWCDRIAAFGGAVVVNRPLDMKCAELIASQYFEVVAAPAFEEGVVDVLKGRKNLRIFELPGLAHLDELRGIPMLDFKSLTDGGIVMQKSFVNRISSVDDFMPATGTKKDGTVFTARKPTEQEAEDLLFAWAVESGVTSNSVIFARNGATVAIGTGEQDRVGCAELAIHKAYTKHADVLSFKRTGLSLYELQQKALSDAEAAATLEEINRETRESKGGLIGSVVVSDGFFPFRDGVDVVMAQGVTAIAQPGGSIRDWEVVQACNEHEPQVAMVFTGQRSFKH; encoded by the coding sequence ATGAGCGATCTGAAAGATATGTACCGCACCATTGTGGCGGACGGGTTCCCCGACACCATGACCATCACGCTGGGAGACAGCGTGCTCACCTATCGCAAGCGCACCTGGGAAATGGGCGGCGAAGTGCGCGGACTGCGTTATGGCGAAAACCCCGATCAGCCCGCTGCGCTCTATGAATTCGTGGAAGGCGAAAACAAAGTGGCCGATCTCAAGTGGCGCGCTCCCCATCAGGGCATTGTTTCCGCGCTCACCGAAGAGCAGATGGTGCAGTCCGGCAAGCATCCGGGCAAGACCAATCTCACCGACGTGGACAACGCCTGCAACATTCTTCAGTATCTCACGAAGAAGCCCGCAGCCGCCATTTTGAAGCACAACAATCCCTGCGGCGCGGCCTGGGCCGACACCCTCTTCGACGCGCTGAACAACGCCTTCTGGTGCGACCGCATTGCCGCTTTCGGCGGCGCGGTGGTGGTGAACCGTCCGCTCGACATGAAGTGCGCCGAACTCATCGCCTCCCAGTATTTTGAAGTGGTGGCCGCGCCCGCCTTTGAAGAAGGCGTGGTGGACGTGCTCAAGGGCCGCAAGAATCTGCGCATCTTCGAGCTGCCCGGCCTTGCGCATCTCGACGAGCTGCGCGGCATTCCCATGCTCGACTTCAAGAGCCTCACCGACGGCGGCATCGTGATGCAGAAGTCCTTCGTCAACCGCATCAGCAGCGTGGACGACTTCATGCCCGCCACCGGCACGAAGAAGGACGGCACCGTGTTCACGGCCCGCAAGCCCACGGAACAGGAAGCAGAAGACCTGCTCTTTGCCTGGGCCGTGGAATCGGGCGTGACCTCCAACTCCGTGATCTTTGCGCGCAACGGCGCCACGGTGGCCATCGGCACCGGCGAACAGGATCGCGTGGGCTGTGCGGAACTCGCCATTCACAAGGCCTACACCAAGCATGCCGACGTGCTTTCCTTCAAGCGCACCGGTCTTTCCCTGTACGAGCTTCAGCAGAAGGCCCTTTCCGACGCCGAAGCCGCGGCCACGCTTGAAGAGATCAACCGCGAGACCCGGGAAAGCAAGGGCGGCCTCATCGGTTCCGTGGTGGTGTCCGACGGTTTCTTCCCCTTCCGTGACGGCGTGGACGTCGTCATGGCGCAGGGCGTGACGGCCATTGCCCAGCCCGGCGGCTCCATACGCGACTGGGAAGTGGTGCAGGCCTGCAACGAGCACGAACCGCAGGTGGCCATGGTGTTCACCGGCCAGCGCTCCTTCAAGCACTGA
- a CDS encoding M23 family metallopeptidase, whose product MSSARTVASLVSCCALLAFVGFSQTACAPRQNTTLPAPQAAQNDAGAGDLDSQLAIDHELFLAATSPGTLVESDSLSVSELAEHRAMYGDSLELSSDLSSLQLPGGMLQLERGGNVSGPVSRGPAPGSAEARRLAERNTREALCSAGETVCITSPYGVRRSSRRSHKGIDIRAPLGSPIMAFRSGMVRCAEYHSSYGYMVEIQQDDGIVARYAHMSQMLVRKGDRVEPGLMIGRVGSTGRSTGPHLHFELIHDNRQMNPMTYLPTPKQVVVKGTEADAAAARKALAKSGHSKSKLKKASSRSSKKVTSTKKSSSKKSVKSSKKTSSRKTAVKKTSSSKKVAAKKTSSKTTTKSSSSSRSSSKK is encoded by the coding sequence ATGTCGTCAGCCCGAACGGTTGCTTCCCTTGTCTCATGCTGCGCGCTTCTGGCCTTTGTCGGCTTTTCGCAGACGGCCTGCGCGCCCAGACAGAACACGACGCTGCCGGCCCCTCAGGCCGCGCAGAATGACGCAGGCGCCGGGGATCTCGATTCTCAGCTTGCCATAGATCATGAACTTTTTCTGGCCGCCACCTCGCCGGGAACGCTGGTGGAAAGTGATTCGCTCAGCGTTTCGGAGCTGGCGGAACATCGCGCCATGTACGGCGATTCCCTGGAGCTGAGCTCCGATTTGTCGTCGCTTCAGCTTCCCGGAGGCATGCTTCAGCTTGAAAGGGGCGGAAACGTATCCGGCCCCGTGAGCCGCGGTCCCGCGCCGGGAAGCGCCGAGGCCCGTCGGCTGGCCGAAAGAAACACCAGAGAAGCGCTCTGTTCCGCCGGAGAAACGGTGTGCATTACCTCTCCCTACGGAGTGCGCCGCTCTTCCCGCCGCTCGCACAAGGGCATCGACATCCGCGCGCCTCTGGGCTCGCCCATCATGGCGTTCCGCAGCGGCATGGTGCGCTGCGCCGAATATCACAGCAGCTACGGCTACATGGTGGAAATTCAGCAGGACGACGGCATCGTCGCGCGCTACGCGCACATGAGTCAGATGCTCGTCCGCAAGGGAGACAGAGTGGAGCCCGGCCTCATGATAGGCCGCGTGGGCTCCACCGGGCGTTCCACCGGGCCGCACCTGCACTTTGAACTCATTCACGACAACAGGCAGATGAATCCCATGACGTATCTGCCCACGCCCAAGCAGGTGGTCGTCAAGGGCACGGAGGCCGATGCCGCCGCCGCCAGAAAGGCGCTGGCCAAATCCGGCCATTCCAAGTCCAAGCTGAAGAAGGCCTCGTCCAGAAGTTCCAAAAAGGTGACCTCGACCAAGAAAAGCTCTTCCAAGAAGTCGGTGAAGTCGTCGAAAAAGACGTCGAGCCGGAAGACGGCGGTCAAGAAGACAAGTTCCTCCAAGAAGGTCGCGGCAAAGAAGACGAGTTCCAAAACGACGACGAAGTCGAGCTCTTCGAGCAGAAGTTCCTCGAAGAAGTGA
- a CDS encoding urease subunit gamma codes for MHLTPREIEKLMVLSMAEVAQRRREKGLKLNHPEAVAVITATALEGARAGKTVEEVMNDARKALTRDEVMEGVPEMIPFVQLEAVFTDGSRLVTVHDPIS; via the coding sequence ATGCACCTTACCCCGCGAGAAATCGAGAAACTCATGGTGCTGTCCATGGCTGAAGTGGCGCAGCGCCGCAGGGAAAAAGGGCTGAAGCTCAATCATCCCGAAGCCGTGGCCGTCATCACCGCCACGGCGCTTGAGGGCGCAAGAGCCGGAAAGACCGTGGAAGAAGTGATGAACGACGCCCGCAAGGCGCTCACCCGCGACGAGGTCATGGAAGGCGTGCCCGAAATGATTCCCTTCGTTCAGCTGGAAGCCGTGTTCACGGACGGCAGTCGTCTGGTCACGGTACACGATCCCATAAGCTGA
- a CDS encoding ribonuclease catalytic domain-containing protein gives MASHIVQNPSAGCIVEFMQGNEPQIAWVMEEQKGKLRLFLPNRRETTLSPSRILPWAGPSYPSQQSKDDVVDILNRHRERRERLASEVAPVELWEMAQGEMDKAPAEWFAELGYTNPDADAVAACGRALLQCKTHFRFQPPEFEIYDAATVESRRQAEEAARVREAMVCGGADWFRRLWEARIGRHPAPDLSTAPDEAVRHRLERMLRARMIDPETVEDEALWKQVSKGLPDDPHLALLLAMTWGLVPEHYNFWLDRADYAAGTAWEEPFAGETQALIDAVTRGDDMPPAEDSVFISIDSATTRDIDDAFRIFAAEDGGWDVEVALACPAWFWDFDSPLGKAVFHRATSIYLPEGNCHMMPEALGEGAFSLFEGEARPALVVGAHVSPGGALGEGSFRFSTIKIAKNLNYPDCEAVLDGEDNAAAPFAEQLRLASAMSDVRLAYRVDHGAVIIERPEIDFTLEGEGADVQVKLKQTPAAPRAQLLVAELMVVANAALAEWAVKNDVPLLFRTQDVAVPREYAGVWKSAPDIARVVRILVAASLDVSPRPHAGMGLSAYSPVTSPLRRFTDLVNEAQLLSVVTRGEARWSREELSDMLMHLSIRLEAAGQVQRFRPRYWKYLYIQQQARLHGDECCWKAEVAEENDMWVSVSLPEIQLGLRGKRSLFGEKVFPGQQLHVRLGKVNPLRNEAVILDVREY, from the coding sequence ATGGCATCGCATATTGTGCAGAATCCCTCTGCGGGCTGTATTGTGGAATTCATGCAGGGAAACGAACCCCAGATAGCGTGGGTGATGGAGGAACAGAAGGGCAAACTCCGTCTTTTCCTGCCCAACAGGCGTGAGACCACGCTTTCTCCGTCGCGCATTCTGCCCTGGGCCGGCCCGTCGTATCCTTCCCAGCAGAGCAAGGACGACGTGGTGGACATTCTGAACAGGCACAGGGAGCGCCGGGAGCGTCTCGCTTCCGAAGTCGCGCCCGTGGAACTGTGGGAAATGGCGCAGGGCGAAATGGACAAGGCGCCTGCCGAATGGTTTGCGGAGCTCGGCTACACGAATCCCGACGCCGACGCCGTGGCGGCCTGCGGACGGGCGCTTCTGCAGTGCAAGACGCATTTTCGCTTCCAGCCGCCGGAATTTGAAATTTACGATGCGGCCACGGTGGAATCCCGCCGTCAGGCCGAAGAGGCCGCGCGCGTGCGCGAAGCCATGGTGTGCGGCGGCGCGGACTGGTTCCGCCGTCTGTGGGAGGCTCGCATCGGCCGTCATCCCGCGCCCGATCTTTCCACCGCGCCGGACGAGGCTGTGCGCCACCGTCTGGAGCGCATGCTCCGCGCCCGCATGATCGATCCCGAAACCGTGGAGGACGAAGCGCTGTGGAAGCAGGTGTCCAAGGGCCTGCCCGACGATCCGCACCTGGCGCTGCTGCTGGCCATGACCTGGGGCCTTGTGCCGGAACACTACAACTTCTGGCTCGACCGCGCGGACTATGCGGCGGGCACGGCCTGGGAAGAGCCCTTTGCCGGAGAGACGCAGGCGCTCATCGACGCCGTGACCAGGGGCGACGACATGCCCCCGGCCGAAGATTCGGTCTTCATAAGCATCGACAGCGCCACCACCCGCGACATCGACGACGCCTTCCGCATCTTTGCGGCAGAGGACGGCGGCTGGGACGTGGAAGTGGCGCTGGCCTGTCCCGCCTGGTTCTGGGATTTCGACAGCCCGCTCGGCAAGGCCGTCTTTCATCGTGCGACAAGCATTTATCTGCCGGAAGGCAACTGCCACATGATGCCCGAAGCTCTCGGCGAGGGCGCGTTCAGCCTGTTTGAAGGGGAGGCGCGTCCCGCGCTCGTGGTGGGCGCTCACGTGTCGCCGGGCGGCGCGCTCGGCGAAGGTTCGTTTCGCTTCTCCACGATAAAAATTGCAAAAAATCTCAATTATCCCGACTGCGAGGCCGTGCTTGACGGCGAAGACAACGCCGCCGCGCCCTTTGCGGAGCAGCTTCGTCTCGCCTCGGCCATGAGCGACGTGAGACTGGCGTACCGCGTGGACCACGGAGCGGTCATCATCGAGCGCCCGGAAATCGACTTCACGCTGGAGGGCGAGGGCGCCGACGTGCAGGTGAAGCTCAAGCAGACGCCCGCCGCGCCGAGGGCGCAGCTTCTGGTGGCGGAACTCATGGTGGTGGCCAACGCCGCGCTTGCCGAGTGGGCCGTGAAGAACGACGTGCCGCTTCTTTTCCGCACGCAGGACGTGGCCGTGCCCAGAGAATACGCCGGAGTGTGGAAGAGCGCTCCCGACATCGCCCGCGTGGTGCGCATTCTGGTGGCGGCCTCTCTCGATGTTTCGCCGCGTCCGCACGCGGGCATGGGGCTTTCGGCCTACAGTCCCGTGACGTCGCCTCTGCGCCGCTTCACCGATCTCGTGAACGAAGCGCAGCTTCTGAGCGTGGTGACCCGCGGCGAGGCGCGCTGGTCCCGCGAGGAGCTTTCCGACATGCTCATGCATCTTTCCATCCGGCTTGAGGCGGCGGGACAGGTGCAGCGCTTCCGTCCGCGCTACTGGAAGTATCTCTACATTCAGCAGCAGGCCCGCCTGCACGGCGACGAATGCTGCTGGAAGGCGGAAGTCGCCGAGGAAAACGACATGTGGGTCAGCGTGAGCCTGCCGGAAATTCAGCTCGGTCTGCGCGGCAAGCGTTCGCTGTTCGGCGAGAAGGTGTTTCCCGGTCAGCAGCTTCATGTGCGCCTTGGCAAGGTGAATCCGCTGCGCAATGAGGCCGTCATTCTCGACGTGCGCGAATATTGA
- the alaS gene encoding alanine--tRNA ligase, protein MLTAKEIRRKFLDFFAKNGHAIVPSSSLVPKDDPTLLFTNAGMVQFKKLYLGQERRSYRCAATSQKCLRVSGKHNDLENVGRTARHHTFFEMLGNFSFAYYFKREAITFAWKFVTEELHLPAEKLYVTVYENDDEAYNLWQEIAGMPADHITRMGEKDNFWTMGDTGPCGPCSEIYIDQGEDMSCGPNCGIGKCDCDRFLEIWNLVFTQYDQKEPGVRVPLEHPNIDTGMGLERIAAVCQGKRSNFDCDLFQDIIQYAASIAGVKYSFSAPDTNDVDTALRVIADHSRAAAFMIADGILPSNEGRGYVLRRLIRRALRFGTLMGLHEAFLYKTVGKVVEVMGDDYPELREHADFISRVVFEEENRFRVTLDKGLALLDSELEALSAAGKTVIPGDVAFRLNDTYGFPLDIVSDVAYKRGFTVDEEGFAEKMQEQRARARAAWKGSGEKDLAARFRGLLEEGMQSEFVGYDTLKTKSRIVALLDEDALPVEKLETGAKGYVVTGHTPFYGASGGQSGDTGALTTEEGKARVTDTLKPMPTLTVEQIEVTEGVIRSEQEVDMEVTEGDRIAAARNHSCTHLLQAALRKVLGSHVHQAGSSVGPDHLRFDFTHIAAMTDEEIAAVEREVNAMIMADYPVTTREMDHDEAVKSGAMALFNEKYGDKVRVVSMGAEGAEPCSMELCGGTHLSRTGQAGCFVILSEGGVAAGVRRIEAATGWNAYNIMNERRSELNALGALLKVRSSDLASRVEAMQKEIKTLRKELDKAQAASRGDVMSAVEELAGVKVLAVKAGAVNVKALREMMDDVRSKMPSGVACLVSEDNGKAQMILYVSKDLHDRFTAPALIRDVAAAIGGSGGGRPDQAQAGGSNPEGIDEAFRILKQKIAG, encoded by the coding sequence ATGCTCACTGCCAAGGAAATACGTCGAAAGTTTTTGGACTTTTTTGCAAAGAACGGACATGCCATAGTGCCTTCTTCGTCCCTTGTGCCCAAGGACGACCCCACGCTGCTCTTCACCAACGCCGGCATGGTGCAGTTCAAGAAGCTCTATCTCGGTCAGGAACGCCGTTCCTACCGCTGCGCCGCCACCTCGCAGAAGTGCCTGCGCGTTTCCGGCAAGCACAACGACCTTGAAAACGTGGGCCGCACCGCCCGCCATCACACCTTCTTCGAGATGCTGGGCAACTTCTCCTTCGCCTACTACTTCAAGCGCGAAGCCATCACCTTCGCGTGGAAGTTCGTGACCGAGGAACTGCATCTGCCCGCCGAAAAGCTCTACGTCACCGTGTACGAAAACGACGACGAAGCCTACAACCTGTGGCAGGAAATTGCGGGCATGCCCGCCGATCACATCACCCGCATGGGCGAGAAGGACAACTTCTGGACCATGGGCGACACCGGTCCCTGCGGCCCCTGCTCGGAAATCTACATCGATCAGGGCGAGGACATGTCCTGCGGTCCCAACTGCGGCATCGGCAAGTGCGACTGCGACCGCTTCCTTGAAATCTGGAACCTCGTGTTCACGCAGTACGATCAGAAGGAACCCGGCGTGCGCGTGCCGCTGGAACATCCCAACATCGATACCGGCATGGGCCTCGAACGCATCGCCGCCGTGTGCCAGGGCAAGCGCTCCAACTTCGACTGCGACCTCTTCCAGGACATCATTCAGTACGCGGCTTCCATCGCCGGCGTGAAGTACAGCTTCTCCGCGCCCGACACCAACGACGTGGACACCGCGCTGCGCGTCATCGCCGACCACAGCCGCGCCGCCGCCTTCATGATCGCCGACGGCATTCTGCCTTCCAACGAAGGCCGCGGCTACGTGCTGCGCCGTCTCATCCGCCGCGCGCTGCGCTTCGGCACGCTCATGGGTCTGCACGAGGCATTCCTCTACAAGACCGTGGGCAAGGTGGTGGAAGTCATGGGCGACGACTATCCCGAACTTCGCGAGCACGCCGACTTCATTTCCCGCGTGGTGTTCGAGGAAGAAAACCGCTTCCGCGTGACCCTCGACAAGGGCCTCGCCCTGCTCGACAGCGAACTTGAAGCGCTCTCCGCGGCCGGCAAGACCGTGATTCCCGGCGACGTGGCCTTCCGCCTGAACGACACCTACGGTTTCCCGCTCGACATTGTGTCCGACGTGGCCTACAAGCGCGGCTTCACCGTGGACGAGGAAGGCTTTGCCGAAAAGATGCAGGAACAGCGCGCCCGCGCCCGCGCGGCGTGGAAGGGTTCCGGCGAAAAGGACCTGGCGGCCCGTTTCCGCGGTCTGCTTGAGGAAGGCATGCAGTCGGAATTCGTGGGCTACGACACGCTGAAGACGAAGAGCCGCATCGTGGCGCTTCTCGACGAAGACGCCCTGCCCGTGGAAAAGCTGGAAACCGGCGCCAAGGGCTACGTGGTGACCGGTCATACGCCGTTCTACGGCGCGTCCGGCGGCCAGAGCGGCGACACCGGCGCCCTGACCACGGAAGAGGGCAAGGCCCGCGTGACCGATACGCTCAAGCCCATGCCCACCCTGACCGTGGAACAGATTGAAGTGACCGAAGGCGTCATTCGCTCCGAGCAGGAAGTGGATATGGAAGTGACCGAAGGCGACCGCATCGCCGCGGCGCGCAACCATTCCTGCACGCATCTGCTTCAGGCGGCCCTGCGCAAGGTGCTGGGCAGCCATGTGCATCAGGCGGGCTCTTCCGTGGGCCCCGACCATCTGCGTTTCGACTTCACGCACATCGCCGCCATGACCGACGAGGAAATCGCCGCCGTGGAACGCGAAGTGAACGCCATGATCATGGCCGACTACCCCGTGACCACCCGCGAGATGGATCACGACGAAGCCGTGAAGTCCGGCGCCATGGCGCTGTTCAATGAAAAGTACGGCGACAAGGTGCGCGTGGTCAGCATGGGAGCCGAAGGCGCCGAGCCCTGCTCCATGGAACTTTGCGGCGGCACGCATCTTTCCCGCACCGGTCAGGCGGGCTGCTTCGTCATTCTTTCCGAAGGCGGCGTGGCCGCCGGCGTGCGTCGCATCGAAGCGGCCACCGGCTGGAACGCCTACAACATCATGAACGAGCGCCGCAGCGAACTCAACGCCCTCGGCGCGCTGCTCAAGGTGCGCTCTTCCGATCTCGCCTCCCGCGTGGAAGCCATGCAGAAGGAAATCAAGACCCTGCGCAAGGAACTCGACAAGGCGCAGGCCGCGAGCCGCGGCGACGTGATGTCCGCCGTGGAAGAGCTTGCCGGCGTGAAGGTGCTGGCCGTGAAGGCCGGTGCCGTGAACGTGAAGGCGCTGCGCGAAATGATGGACGACGTGCGCTCCAAGATGCCTTCCGGCGTGGCCTGCCTCGTGTCGGAAGACAACGGCAAGGCGCAGATGATTCTCTACGTGTCCAAGGACCTGCACGACCGCTTCACCGCGCCCGCGCTCATCCGCGACGTGGCCGCGGCCATCGGCGGTTCCGGCGGCGGCCGTCCCGACCAGGCGCAGGCGGGCGGCAGCAATCCTGAAGGCATCGACGAAGCCTTCAGGATTCTGAAGCAGAAGATCGCCGGTTAG